One Kineococcus radiotolerans SRS30216 = ATCC BAA-149 DNA window includes the following coding sequences:
- a CDS encoding GGDEF domain-containing protein → MPAPSTGPRPPGARSVLLAVAALLAAACLVLPTGPAGALLYAMVACAMPVGAVLGLRRHRPRPRGGWVVLGSGLGLWAAGACVQVLPWFAPTPAGRWWLWDLPFLLGYPLVGAGVWWVARRTRPRPGVGGVIDVAVITSGVSVLTWAFVVEPDLDRFGQDPAGAVAVLAYPVLDLALLALAVGAGAVSPRAAVPLRLMTLGLLASLTADLAWRLTGPGPGGQVVVVAFLVSFLTWTAAVTHPAAARLRREGPAGSVQLTRLRLLALGAAGLLAPGTAALQLALGREVDPWTVVVGCGVLFTLVLARAAVLLEAVGAQAERLRWLSVTDELTGLPNRRSGREQLADRCAPGAAGRPVTIALLDLDHFKRFNDTRGHPAGDTLLRECADAWRARLPPGGHLARWGGEEFLLLCAAPVEEVDHLLSGWRRATPQGQTFSAGTAGWDGREPVEALVARADAALYEAKSAGRACTRHAPAPRGARRAAAG, encoded by the coding sequence GTGCCCGCACCCTCGACCGGCCCCCGCCCGCCCGGGGCCCGGTCCGTCCTCCTCGCCGTCGCCGCGCTGCTCGCCGCGGCGTGCCTGGTCCTGCCCACCGGTCCCGCCGGGGCGCTGCTGTACGCCATGGTGGCCTGCGCCATGCCGGTGGGGGCGGTGCTCGGCCTGCGTCGGCACCGGCCCCGCCCCCGCGGCGGCTGGGTGGTGCTGGGCAGCGGGCTGGGCCTGTGGGCCGCGGGCGCGTGCGTGCAGGTGCTGCCGTGGTTCGCGCCGACCCCGGCCGGCCGGTGGTGGCTGTGGGACCTGCCCTTCCTGCTCGGCTACCCCCTCGTGGGGGCCGGGGTGTGGTGGGTCGCGCGCCGGACCCGCCCCCGCCCCGGGGTGGGCGGCGTCATCGACGTCGCGGTCATCACCTCGGGGGTGTCCGTGCTCACGTGGGCCTTCGTCGTGGAACCCGACCTGGACCGGTTCGGCCAGGACCCCGCGGGCGCGGTGGCGGTGCTGGCCTACCCGGTGCTGGACCTCGCCCTGCTCGCGCTCGCGGTGGGCGCGGGTGCGGTGAGCCCGCGGGCCGCGGTCCCGCTGCGGCTGATGACCCTCGGCCTGCTCGCCTCCCTCACCGCCGACCTGGCCTGGCGCCTGACCGGTCCCGGTCCCGGCGGGCAGGTGGTCGTCGTGGCGTTCCTCGTCTCGTTCCTGACCTGGACCGCCGCGGTCACCCACCCCGCGGCGGCGCGGCTGCGGCGGGAGGGGCCGGCGGGCTCCGTCCAGCTGACCCGCCTGCGCCTGCTCGCCCTCGGCGCGGCGGGGCTGCTGGCCCCGGGCACCGCGGCCCTGCAGCTCGCGCTGGGGCGGGAGGTCGACCCGTGGACGGTCGTCGTGGGGTGCGGCGTGCTGTTCACCCTCGTCCTGGCCCGCGCCGCGGTCCTGCTCGAGGCGGTGGGCGCCCAGGCGGAACGGCTGCGCTGGCTGTCGGTCACCGACGAACTGACGGGGCTGCCCAACCGGCGCAGCGGCCGGGAGCAGCTGGCGGACCGCTGCGCACCGGGGGCGGCGGGGCGGCCGGTGACGATCGCCCTGCTGGACCTCGACCACTTCAAGCGGTTCAACGACACCCGCGGCCACCCCGCCGGCGACACCCTGCTGCGGGAGTGCGCCGACGCCTGGCGGGCCCGCCTGCCCCCCGGCGGTCACCTGGCCCGCTGGGGCGGGGAGGAGTTCCTCCTGCTCTGCGCGGCGCCGGTCGAGGAGGTGGACCACCTGCTGTCCGGGTGGCGCCGGGCCACGCCGCAGGGCCAGACCTTCTCCGCGGGCACCGCCGGGTGGGACGGGCGCGAACCCGTCGAGGCGCTGGTGGCCCGGGCCGACGCCGCCCTCTACGAGGCCAAGTCCGCCGGGCGGGCGTGCACGCGGCACGCACCCGCCCCGCGCGGCGCCCGGCGGGCGGCCGCCGGCTAG
- a CDS encoding class I SAM-dependent methyltransferase, with protein sequence MPPEQTPEPTPDQDPGAVPGLPDQPAVGRREVGAAETVAAQRRWWDAEAGGYRREHGAFLGDDREGSELVWGPEGLREADAGLLGDLAGRTVLEVGAGAAQCARWVAARGGRVVASDLSLGMLGEGAAAAAAAGVPLLQCDARVLPFADDSFDVVFTSYGALPFVADADRVLREAARVLRPGGRFAASVPHPLRWALPDVPGPEGLTATHSYFDRRAYVEADEHGVVTYAEHHRTVGDWVRLLVAAGFAVRDLVEPEWLAGEAVWGGWSRLRGELLPGTLVLVADLAPPRPPAVPRADG encoded by the coding sequence GTGCCTCCCGAGCAGACCCCCGAGCCGACCCCCGACCAGGACCCCGGCGCGGTCCCCGGCCTGCCCGACCAGCCGGCGGTCGGGCGCCGCGAGGTGGGCGCCGCCGAGACCGTCGCCGCGCAGCGCCGCTGGTGGGACGCCGAGGCCGGCGGCTACCGCCGCGAGCACGGCGCGTTCCTCGGCGACGACCGCGAGGGCTCGGAGCTGGTGTGGGGTCCGGAGGGCCTGCGCGAGGCCGACGCGGGCCTGCTGGGGGACCTGGCCGGGCGCACCGTCCTGGAGGTCGGCGCGGGCGCGGCCCAGTGCGCGCGCTGGGTCGCCGCCCGCGGCGGGCGCGTCGTGGCGAGCGACCTGTCGCTGGGCATGCTGGGCGAGGGGGCCGCGGCCGCGGCCGCCGCCGGGGTCCCGCTGCTGCAGTGCGACGCGCGGGTCCTCCCCTTCGCCGACGACAGCTTCGACGTCGTCTTCACCTCCTACGGCGCGCTGCCCTTCGTGGCCGACGCCGACCGGGTCCTGCGCGAGGCCGCCCGCGTCCTGCGCCCGGGGGGCCGGTTCGCGGCCAGCGTGCCGCACCCGCTGCGCTGGGCGCTGCCCGACGTGCCCGGCCCCGAGGGCCTGACCGCCACCCACTCCTACTTTGACCGCCGCGCCTACGTCGAGGCCGACGAGCACGGGGTCGTCACCTACGCCGAGCACCACCGCACCGTCGGCGACTGGGTGCGCCTGCTCGTGGCGGCGGGCTTCGCGGTGCGCGACCTCGTCGAGCCGGAGTGGCTGGCCGGGGAGGCGGTGTGGGGCGGCTGGAGCCGGCTGCGCGGTGAGCTGCTGCCCGGCACGCTGGTCCTCGTCGCCGACCTCGCCCCCCCCCGCCCGCCGGCCGTCCCCCGCGCCGACGGCTGA
- the rpsA gene encoding 30S ribosomal protein S1 — protein MTTTTTAPAGTTPQIAINDIGSAEDFLAAVDATIKYFNDGDIVSGTIVKVDRDEVLLDIGYKTEGVIPSRELSIKHDVDPNEVVGVGDEVEALVLQKEDKEGRLILSKKRAQYERAWGTIEAKKEADEVVEGVVIEVVKGGLILDIGLRGFLPASLVEMRRVRDLQPYVGKTIEAKIIELDKNRNNVVLSRRAWLEQTQSEVRQNFLTTLQKGQVRSGVVSSIVNFGAFVDLGGVDGLVHVSELSWKHIDHPSEVVEVGQEVTVEVLDVDMDRERVSLSLKATQEDPWQQFARTHAIGQVVPGKVTKLVPFGAFVRVDDGIEGLVHISELAERHVEVPEQVVQVNSDIFVKVIDIDLERRRISLSLKQATESLAAAGEEFDPSLYGMAADYDEQGNYKYPEGFDPETNDWLEGFEAQREEWEGQYALAHERWEQHKKQVAEAAEAEAKAEAEGVTAATSSSSSSSSSSSSSSAPSSYTSEAPEAAGTLASDEALAALREKLTGGN, from the coding sequence ATGACGACCACCACGACCGCGCCGGCGGGCACCACTCCTCAGATCGCGATCAACGACATCGGGTCGGCTGAGGACTTCCTTGCCGCGGTCGACGCGACCATCAAGTACTTCAACGACGGTGACATCGTCTCCGGCACCATCGTGAAGGTCGACCGTGACGAGGTCCTCCTCGACATCGGTTACAAGACCGAGGGCGTCATCCCCTCGCGCGAGCTCTCGATCAAGCACGACGTCGACCCCAACGAGGTCGTCGGAGTCGGCGACGAGGTCGAGGCCCTGGTCCTCCAGAAGGAGGACAAGGAAGGCCGTCTGATCCTGTCCAAGAAGCGCGCCCAGTACGAGCGCGCCTGGGGCACGATCGAGGCCAAGAAGGAAGCCGACGAGGTCGTCGAGGGCGTCGTCATCGAGGTCGTCAAGGGCGGCCTCATCCTCGACATCGGTCTGCGCGGCTTCCTGCCCGCGTCCCTCGTCGAGATGCGTCGCGTCCGCGACCTGCAGCCCTACGTGGGCAAGACGATCGAAGCCAAGATCATCGAGCTGGACAAGAACCGCAACAACGTGGTCCTGTCCCGCCGCGCCTGGCTCGAGCAGACCCAGTCCGAGGTCCGCCAGAACTTCCTCACGACCCTGCAGAAGGGTCAGGTCCGCTCCGGCGTCGTCTCCTCGATCGTCAACTTCGGCGCGTTCGTGGACCTGGGTGGCGTCGACGGTCTCGTCCACGTCTCCGAGCTGTCCTGGAAGCACATCGACCACCCCTCCGAGGTCGTCGAGGTCGGCCAGGAGGTCACCGTCGAGGTCCTCGACGTCGACATGGACCGCGAGCGCGTGTCCCTGTCGCTGAAGGCGACCCAGGAAGACCCGTGGCAGCAGTTCGCCCGGACCCACGCGATCGGTCAGGTCGTGCCGGGCAAGGTCACCAAGCTCGTCCCGTTCGGTGCGTTCGTGCGCGTCGACGACGGCATCGAGGGCCTGGTCCACATCTCCGAGCTGGCCGAGCGCCACGTCGAGGTGCCCGAGCAGGTCGTCCAGGTCAACAGCGACATCTTCGTCAAGGTCATCGACATCGACCTCGAGCGTCGCCGGATCTCGCTGTCGCTGAAGCAGGCCACCGAGTCCCTCGCCGCGGCCGGCGAGGAGTTCGACCCCTCGCTCTACGGCATGGCCGCGGACTACGACGAGCAGGGCAACTACAAGTACCCCGAGGGCTTCGACCCCGAGACCAACGACTGGCTCGAGGGCTTCGAGGCCCAGCGCGAGGAGTGGGAGGGGCAGTACGCCCTGGCCCACGAGCGCTGGGAGCAGCACAAGAAGCAGGTCGCGGAGGCCGCCGAGGCCGAGGCGAAGGCCGAGGCGGAGGGTGTCACCGCGGCGACCAGCAGCAGCTCGAGCTCCAGCTCCAGCAGCAGCTCCTCGTCCGCTCCCTCCTCCTACACCTCCGAGGCTCCGGAGGCCGCGGGCACGCTCGCGTCCGACGAGGCCCTGGCGGCCCTGCGCGAGAAGCTCACCGGCGGGAACTGA
- a CDS encoding LacI family DNA-binding transcriptional regulator: MSAESAPRGEAPEAEGRLPVLADVAQLAGVSQQTVSRVVRGSPSVARRTRERVEAAIAELGYRPNIAARTLVTRRSHRIGVVAADTSLYGAATTLAGIQEAARAEGYAVSLVMLPDLSAAGISTALEELRAQYVDGAIAVVPQDAAQDAVRAADAAFPCVLAPGLDGAGVPDAYWAEVAAAREATHHLLDLGHPTVHHVAGPPDWAESRARATGWRTALVERLRVVPRPVRGDWSAQSGYTAVGDLPLEEVSALFVGNDQMAAGVLRALADRGRRVPDEVSVVGFDDVPEARFYFPPLTTVHQDFTEIGWRCVRVLLGRLHDRVVEPGPVTSTLVVRSSTAPPPAPRVAGRPGDQALRG; the protein is encoded by the coding sequence ATGTCCGCCGAATCCGCACCCCGGGGGGAAGCCCCCGAGGCCGAAGGGCGCCTGCCGGTCCTCGCCGACGTCGCCCAGCTCGCCGGCGTGTCGCAGCAGACCGTCTCGCGCGTGGTGCGGGGCAGCCCGTCGGTGGCGCGGCGCACGCGCGAACGGGTCGAGGCCGCCATCGCCGAGCTCGGCTACCGCCCCAACATCGCCGCCCGCACGCTGGTCACCCGTCGCTCCCACCGCATCGGCGTGGTCGCCGCGGACACCTCGCTGTACGGCGCGGCCACGACGCTGGCCGGGATCCAGGAGGCGGCCCGCGCCGAGGGGTACGCCGTCTCGCTGGTGATGCTGCCGGACCTGAGCGCCGCCGGGATCAGCACCGCCCTGGAGGAGCTGCGCGCGCAGTACGTCGACGGCGCGATCGCCGTGGTGCCCCAGGACGCCGCGCAGGACGCCGTCCGCGCCGCCGACGCCGCCTTCCCCTGCGTCCTGGCCCCCGGGCTCGACGGCGCCGGCGTCCCCGACGCCTACTGGGCCGAGGTCGCCGCGGCCCGCGAGGCCACCCACCACCTGCTGGACCTGGGCCACCCCACCGTCCACCACGTCGCCGGTCCCCCGGACTGGGCGGAGTCCCGGGCCCGGGCCACCGGCTGGCGCACCGCGCTGGTCGAGCGGCTGCGGGTCGTGCCCCGTCCCGTGCGCGGGGACTGGTCGGCGCAGTCGGGCTACACCGCGGTGGGGGACCTCCCGCTGGAGGAGGTGAGCGCGCTGTTCGTGGGCAACGACCAGATGGCGGCCGGGGTGCTGCGGGCGCTGGCGGACCGCGGGCGCCGGGTGCCCGACGAGGTCAGCGTCGTCGGCTTCGACGACGTGCCGGAGGCGCGGTTCTACTTCCCGCCCCTGACCACGGTGCACCAGGACTTCACCGAGATCGGGTGGCGCTGCGTCCGGGTGCTGCTGGGCCGCCTGCACGACCGCGTCGTCGAACCCGGCCCGGTCACGTCCACCCTCGTGGTGCGCTCCAGCACCGCCCCTCCCCCGGCCCCGCGGGTGGCGGGACGTCCGGGGGACCAGGCCCTGCGGGGCTGA
- the chvE gene encoding multiple monosaccharide ABC transporter substrate-binding protein: protein MKRRSALAVFGAGLALTLAACGGGGAGTGTDSDGGGSSANPSEITVGVAMPTQTSERWIADGKNVQAGLEKAGYKVDLQYANDDIPTQAQQIDQMITKGDKLLIVAAIDGTALSSQLANAAAQGVKVISYDRLIRGSGDVDFYVSFDNYNVGVQQGTSVLMGLGLLNPDGSPGTATGPFNVELFAGSLDDNNAQFFWDGAIDTLQPFIDKGQIVVKSGQTKIDQAAILRWQQETAQKRMEDLLTSAYNDGSKVDGVLSPYDGISRGIITALQNAGYGGSGTPMPIISGQDAEIASVKLINDGVQYATVFKDTRKLADEAVKAASAMVEGKEPEANDTETYDNGVKVVPSFLLESEIVTKDNVKSALVDTGYYTQAEVDAGKAS, encoded by the coding sequence ATGAAACGTCGCAGTGCCCTTGCCGTCTTCGGTGCCGGCCTCGCCCTGACCCTGGCCGCCTGCGGCGGCGGCGGTGCCGGTACCGGCACCGACAGCGACGGTGGCGGTTCCTCCGCCAACCCCTCGGAGATCACCGTCGGCGTGGCGATGCCCACCCAGACGTCCGAGCGCTGGATCGCCGACGGCAAGAACGTCCAGGCGGGTCTGGAGAAGGCCGGCTACAAGGTCGACCTCCAGTACGCCAACGACGACATCCCGACGCAGGCGCAGCAGATCGACCAGATGATCACCAAGGGTGACAAGCTGCTCATCGTCGCCGCCATCGACGGCACCGCGCTCAGCAGCCAGCTGGCCAACGCCGCGGCCCAGGGCGTCAAGGTCATCTCCTACGACCGCCTCATCCGCGGTTCCGGCGACGTCGACTTCTACGTGTCGTTCGACAACTACAACGTCGGTGTGCAGCAGGGCACCTCGGTGCTCATGGGCCTCGGCCTGCTGAACCCCGACGGCTCCCCGGGGACCGCGACCGGCCCCTTCAACGTGGAGCTGTTCGCCGGTTCGCTCGACGACAACAACGCCCAGTTCTTCTGGGACGGCGCGATCGACACCCTGCAGCCGTTCATCGACAAGGGCCAGATCGTCGTCAAGTCCGGCCAGACGAAGATCGACCAGGCCGCCATCCTGCGCTGGCAGCAGGAGACCGCGCAGAAGCGCATGGAGGACCTGCTCACCTCCGCCTACAACGACGGCAGCAAGGTCGACGGCGTGCTCTCGCCCTACGACGGCATCTCCCGCGGCATCATCACCGCCCTGCAGAACGCCGGCTACGGCGGCAGCGGGACGCCGATGCCGATCATCTCCGGCCAGGACGCCGAGATCGCCTCCGTCAAGCTCATCAACGACGGCGTGCAGTACGCGACCGTGTTCAAGGACACCCGCAAGCTCGCCGACGAGGCCGTCAAGGCCGCCAGCGCGATGGTCGAGGGCAAGGAGCCCGAGGCGAACGACACCGAGACGTACGACAACGGCGTCAAGGTCGTCCCCTCCTTCCTGCTCGAGTCCGAGATCGTCACCAAGGACAACGTGAAGTCCGCGCTCGTCGACACGGGCTACTACACCCAGGCCGAGGTCGACGCCGGCAAGGCCAGCTGA
- the mmsA gene encoding multiple monosaccharide ABC transporter ATP-binding protein, with product MTDNTQATQPNILEMRSITKTFPGVKALSDVSLSVRRGEVHAICGENGAGKSTLMKVLSGVYPYGTYEGEIHFDGQLSQFSGIADSEKSGIAIIHQELALVPYLSVAENLFLGNEIKGRGGLIDWNRTNGEASKLLNRVGLHENPTTPIGQLGVGKQQLVEIAKAISKDVRLLILDEPTAALNDNDSAHLLDLLRQLRSEGMTCIMISHKLNEIEAISDSVTIIRDGRTIETLDMRADAVTEDRIIRGMVGRDLDSRYPERESHPGEEVLRIEDWTVGHPVQDRLVVDHANLSVRAGEVVGIAGLMGAGRTELAMSVFGRSYGRYLGGSLYKRGKPIQSRNVGEAIRNGLAYATEDRKKYGLNLIDDIKRNVSAAALGKLTRGGFVDANEEIKVAEDSKRSMNIKAPTVTALTGKLSGGNQQKVVLSKWIYSDPDVLILDEPTRGIDVGAKYEIYTIINRLVAAGKAVIVISSELPELLGICDRIYTLNAGRITGEVPIAEASQESLMVLMTKDRGASAGSTDPSPTPPSPTAQTPQEHTA from the coding sequence ATGACCGACAACACCCAAGCGACGCAGCCCAACATCCTGGAGATGCGTTCCATCACCAAGACCTTCCCCGGGGTCAAGGCGCTGTCCGACGTCTCGCTGTCGGTCCGACGCGGTGAGGTCCACGCCATCTGCGGCGAGAACGGCGCGGGCAAGTCGACCCTGATGAAGGTCCTCTCGGGCGTGTACCCGTACGGGACCTACGAGGGTGAGATCCACTTTGACGGCCAGCTCTCGCAGTTCTCCGGCATCGCCGACAGCGAGAAGTCCGGCATCGCGATCATCCACCAGGAACTCGCCCTGGTCCCGTACCTGTCGGTCGCGGAGAACCTGTTCCTCGGCAACGAGATCAAGGGTCGCGGCGGTCTCATCGACTGGAACCGCACCAACGGCGAGGCCTCGAAGCTGCTCAACCGCGTCGGCCTGCACGAGAACCCCACCACGCCCATCGGCCAGCTCGGTGTCGGCAAGCAGCAGCTGGTGGAGATCGCCAAGGCGATCAGCAAGGACGTGCGGCTGCTCATCCTCGACGAGCCGACCGCGGCGCTGAACGACAACGACTCCGCGCACCTGCTGGACCTCCTGCGCCAGCTGCGCTCGGAGGGCATGACCTGCATCATGATCTCGCACAAGCTGAACGAGATCGAGGCCATCTCCGACTCGGTGACGATCATCCGCGACGGCCGGACGATCGAGACCCTGGACATGCGCGCCGACGCCGTGACCGAGGACCGCATCATCCGCGGCATGGTCGGGCGCGACCTGGACAGCCGCTACCCCGAGCGCGAGTCCCACCCCGGCGAGGAGGTCCTCCGGATCGAGGACTGGACCGTGGGCCACCCCGTGCAGGACCGTCTGGTCGTCGACCACGCGAACCTCTCGGTGCGCGCCGGCGAGGTCGTCGGCATCGCGGGTCTCATGGGCGCCGGGCGCACCGAGCTCGCCATGAGCGTCTTCGGCCGCAGCTACGGCCGCTACCTCGGCGGGTCGCTGTACAAGCGGGGCAAGCCGATCCAGAGCCGCAACGTCGGCGAGGCGATCCGCAACGGTCTGGCCTACGCCACCGAGGACCGCAAGAAGTACGGCCTGAACCTCATCGACGACATCAAGCGCAACGTCTCCGCGGCGGCGCTCGGCAAGCTCACCCGGGGTGGCTTCGTCGACGCCAACGAGGAGATCAAGGTCGCCGAGGACAGCAAGCGGAGCATGAACATCAAGGCTCCGACCGTCACCGCGCTGACCGGCAAGCTCTCGGGCGGCAACCAGCAGAAGGTCGTCCTGTCGAAGTGGATCTACTCCGACCCCGACGTCCTCATCCTCGACGAACCCACCCGCGGCATCGACGTCGGCGCGAAGTACGAGATCTACACGATCATCAACCGGCTGGTGGCCGCCGGCAAGGCCGTCATCGTCATCTCCTCGGAACTGCCCGAGCTCCTCGGCATCTGCGACCGCATCTACACCCTCAACGCCGGTCGGATCACCGGTGAGGTCCCGATCGCGGAGGCCTCGCAGGAGAGCCTCATGGTCCTCATGACCAAGGACCGCGGCGCCTCGGCCGGATCCACCGACCCGAGCCCCACCCCTCCGTCCCCGACCGCCCAGACACCGCAGGAGCACACCGCATGA
- the mmsB gene encoding multiple monosaccharide ABC transporter permease — MSGSTLTKQGSSAPTPKTGSANPFLAITQNLRESGIYIAFVVVVLLFAVLTDGLSLSPGNITNIVLQYSYVLVLAIGMLIVIVAGHIDLSVGSVVALTGAVSAQLVIGSSQPWWVGILAALGVGIVIGAWQGFWVAFIGIPAFIVTLAGMLLFRGLTFYVLDNVSLSPFPAEYGKVATGFSNGLIGGNGYDAFTLLIGALAVAGFAVAQVRTRVAKVRYQQVVDALPLFVLKIVGVGVVVMAFAWQLAHSRGLPYVLIILAVLILAYATIMKSSVFGRQVYAIGGNLAAAQLSGVNVRRVNFWIFVNMGFLAAVAGVIFSSRSNGAQPSAGNSFELDAIAAAFIGGAAVTGGVGKIQGAMIGGLLVGVISNGMQLLNVDQSLQQVIKGLVLLLAVAFDVYNKRRGGVR; from the coding sequence ATGAGCGGCTCTACCCTGACCAAGCAGGGATCGTCCGCGCCGACGCCGAAGACGGGCAGCGCGAACCCCTTCCTGGCCATCACCCAGAACCTGCGCGAGAGCGGGATCTACATCGCGTTCGTCGTGGTGGTGCTGCTCTTCGCGGTGCTCACCGACGGCCTGTCGCTGAGCCCGGGCAACATCACCAACATCGTGCTGCAGTACTCGTACGTGCTGGTGCTGGCGATCGGCATGCTGATCGTCATCGTCGCCGGTCACATCGACCTGTCGGTCGGGTCGGTGGTGGCCCTCACCGGGGCGGTCTCGGCTCAGCTGGTCATCGGTTCCAGCCAGCCCTGGTGGGTCGGCATCCTCGCCGCCCTCGGCGTCGGCATCGTCATCGGCGCCTGGCAGGGCTTCTGGGTCGCCTTCATCGGCATCCCCGCGTTCATTGTGACCCTGGCCGGCATGCTGCTCTTCCGCGGCCTGACCTTCTACGTCCTGGACAACGTCTCGCTCTCGCCGTTCCCGGCGGAGTACGGCAAGGTCGCGACGGGCTTCTCCAACGGCCTCATCGGCGGCAACGGCTACGACGCCTTCACGCTGCTCATCGGCGCCCTCGCCGTCGCCGGCTTCGCCGTCGCCCAGGTCCGCACCCGCGTCGCCAAGGTCCGCTACCAGCAGGTCGTGGACGCGCTGCCGCTGTTCGTCCTGAAGATCGTCGGCGTCGGCGTCGTCGTCATGGCCTTCGCCTGGCAGCTCGCCCACAGCCGCGGTCTGCCCTACGTCCTCATCATCCTGGCCGTCCTCATCCTGGCCTACGCCACGATCATGAAGTCGTCGGTCTTCGGCCGTCAGGTCTACGCCATCGGCGGGAACCTGGCCGCGGCCCAGCTCTCCGGGGTGAACGTCCGCCGGGTGAACTTCTGGATCTTCGTCAACATGGGCTTCCTGGCCGCCGTGGCGGGCGTGATCTTCTCCTCGCGCTCCAACGGGGCCCAGCCCAGCGCCGGCAACAGCTTCGAGCTCGACGCCATCGCCGCGGCCTTCATCGGCGGCGCCGCCGTCACCGGCGGTGTCGGCAAGATCCAGGGCGCGATGATCGGTGGTCTGCTCGTCGGCGTCATCTCTAACGGGATGCAGTTGCTGAACGTCGACCAGTCCCTGCAGCAGGTCATCAAGGGCCTGGTGCTGCTGCTCGCCGTCGCCTTCGACGTCTACAACAAGCGTCGCGGCGGGGTGCGCTGA
- the coaE gene encoding dephospho-CoA kinase yields MLRVGLTGGIGAGKSTVARALAGLGAVVVDADVLAREVVARGTPGLAAVVERFGPGVLTPAGDLDRPALGRRVFADPEARAALNAVVHPLVAARRAELVAAAPADAVVVEDVPLLVETGAAAGLPLVVVVEAPAAERVRRLVEDRGMDEADARARLAAQATDAERRAAADVLLPNPRRPAGEPDPLPGLVEALWRDRLLPFEANLRAGRPAARGPVPERDPGWAAAGERARARIARVAGERALEVRHTGPTAAPGRRAPDVIDVEVLVGDLATAGAVADDLRAAGLVRRPAPPGAGEVLASSADPGRAVDCRLRPVPPR; encoded by the coding sequence GTGCTGAGAGTGGGCCTCACGGGGGGCATCGGAGCGGGGAAGTCGACGGTGGCCCGGGCCCTGGCGGGCCTGGGGGCGGTGGTCGTCGACGCCGACGTCCTGGCCCGCGAGGTCGTCGCCCGCGGGACCCCGGGCCTGGCCGCCGTGGTCGAGCGCTTCGGTCCCGGGGTCCTGACCCCCGCGGGCGACCTCGACCGCCCCGCCCTGGGACGCCGGGTCTTCGCCGACCCCGAGGCCCGCGCGGCGCTGAACGCGGTCGTGCACCCGCTGGTGGCGGCCCGGCGGGCCGAGCTGGTCGCCGCGGCCCCGGCGGACGCGGTCGTCGTGGAGGACGTCCCGCTGCTGGTGGAGACCGGCGCCGCCGCGGGCCTGCCGCTGGTCGTGGTCGTCGAGGCCCCCGCCGCGGAGCGGGTGCGGCGGCTGGTCGAGGACCGCGGGATGGACGAGGCCGACGCCCGCGCCCGCCTCGCGGCCCAGGCCACCGACGCCGAGCGCCGCGCCGCCGCCGACGTGCTGCTGCCCAACCCCCGCCGCCCGGCGGGGGAGCCGGACCCGCTGCCCGGTCTCGTCGAGGCGCTGTGGCGCGACCGGCTGCTCCCCTTCGAGGCCAACCTGCGGGCCGGCCGGCCCGCGGCCCGCGGCCCCGTCCCGGAGCGCGACCCCGGCTGGGCGGCGGCGGGGGAGCGGGCCCGCGCCCGGATCGCCCGGGTGGCGGGGGAGCGGGCCCTGGAGGTGCGGCACACCGGGCCGACCGCCGCGCCGGGCCGGCGCGCGCCCGACGTGATCGACGTCGAGGTCCTCGTGGGCGACCTCGCGACGGCGGGCGCCGTGGCCGACGACCTGCGGGCCGCCGGGCTGGTGCGCCGGCCGGCACCCCCCGGGGCCGGGGAGGTCCTGGCGTCCTCCGCGGACCCCGGCCGCGCGGTGGACTGCCGCTTGCGGCCGGTGCCCCCGCGCTGA